A DNA window from Alphaproteobacteria bacterium contains the following coding sequences:
- a CDS encoding branched-chain amino acid ABC transporter substrate-binding protein gives MTDEIGVLVIPKGAPIVIGGYWVLSGADSALGVDQKRGVELALKDRNNALLGHPLKLIAEDSGCNAEGGQTAATKLAAHPEMAAVVGPSCSSEATPGAPILWKAGLIDVCTSCTAPTLTAPDRKPDYDGFLRTIYSDSDQGRYDAKYVHDVLKAKTVVTLHDGSPYAQQLASVMGKNFAEMGGKVLSEEAVAPTDVDMHPVLTRIATEHPDVLYFPVFVAAGAQLLRQAKTTQGLENTTLLGGSSLMAADFIEAAKDAVVGFDFT, from the coding sequence GTGACCGACGAAATTGGCGTCTTGGTGATCCCCAAGGGTGCACCGATCGTGATCGGCGGCTATTGGGTGTTGTCGGGTGCGGACTCCGCCCTCGGCGTTGATCAAAAGCGCGGCGTGGAGCTGGCGCTCAAGGATCGCAACAATGCGCTGCTTGGCCATCCCCTCAAGCTGATCGCGGAGGATTCGGGATGCAACGCGGAGGGTGGGCAGACCGCGGCAACTAAGCTTGCCGCCCATCCCGAGATGGCGGCCGTTGTCGGTCCGTCTTGCTCGAGTGAGGCAACGCCGGGTGCGCCAATCCTGTGGAAGGCTGGCCTAATCGACGTATGCACGTCCTGCACCGCGCCCACACTCACCGCGCCAGACCGAAAGCCCGACTATGACGGCTTCCTAAGGACCATTTACAGCGACAGCGACCAGGGTCGCTATGACGCGAAATATGTGCACGATGTTCTGAAGGCAAAGACCGTCGTAACACTCCATGATGGTAGCCCGTACGCCCAGCAGCTTGCGTCGGTCATGGGCAAGAACTTCGCGGAGATGGGCGGAAAAGTCCTGTCCGAGGAGGCGGTAGCCCCCACCGACGTCGACATGCACCCGGTGCTGACCCGGATTGCGACCGAGCACCCGGATGTCCTGTACTTCCCGGTCTTCGTTGCTGCGGGGGCCCAGCTCCTGCGCCAAGCCAAAACGACACAGGGTTTGGAGAATACAACGCTGCTTGGCGGTTCCTCCCTAATGGCGGCCGATTTCATCGAGGCGGCCAAGGACGCAGTCGTGGGTTTCGACTTCACTTA
- a CDS encoding LLM class F420-dependent oxidoreductase yields MRIGALFPQFEIGADPAAISDFAQAAEELGYAHITAFDQVIGLNKASRPGWKYVHDAEDMFHELFVLFGYLAAITSRVELVTGILILPMRGTAVVAKQAVEVDVLSRGRLRLGVGVGVKPEEFEACGENFKNRGRRADEQIEVLRRLWTAPLVTYEGRYHRIEDGGLNPLPVQRPIPIWIGGISDAAIDRVARLGDGWLPNFQADDVGRRSVEKMRSAARRHGRDPAAIGIEATMTIIDRTSDQLRTEIEAWKQLGASHITVNTMPERWIEAEQRWNKANIGQLTNPTAHIESIRKFRETLPELF; encoded by the coding sequence ATGCGAATTGGCGCGCTCTTTCCCCAGTTCGAGATTGGTGCCGACCCAGCAGCAATTAGCGACTTTGCACAAGCAGCGGAGGAGCTCGGCTATGCTCACATCACGGCCTTCGACCAAGTCATCGGCCTCAACAAAGCAAGCCGTCCCGGCTGGAAATACGTCCACGATGCAGAAGACATGTTTCATGAGCTCTTCGTCCTTTTCGGCTATCTCGCCGCGATCACGAGCAGGGTCGAGCTCGTGACAGGTATTCTCATATTACCGATGCGTGGTACCGCAGTCGTGGCGAAGCAGGCGGTTGAAGTCGACGTCCTGAGTCGTGGCCGACTGCGGCTTGGTGTGGGCGTGGGCGTCAAGCCCGAGGAATTCGAGGCGTGCGGAGAAAACTTCAAAAACCGCGGACGGCGCGCCGACGAACAGATTGAAGTGTTACGCCGCCTATGGACGGCCCCGCTTGTCACCTATGAGGGCCGCTACCACCGCATCGAGGATGGCGGACTCAATCCGCTTCCGGTTCAGCGGCCAATTCCGATTTGGATCGGCGGCATATCCGATGCGGCCATCGATCGTGTTGCTCGCTTGGGCGACGGTTGGCTACCGAACTTTCAGGCCGACGATGTTGGCCGCCGAAGTGTCGAAAAGATGCGGTCGGCGGCACGACGGCATGGACGCGATCCTGCTGCCATCGGCATCGAAGCGACCATGACGATCATCGATCGCACTTCGGATCAACTGCGCACGGAAATCGAGGCGTGGAAGCAGCTGGGCGCAAGCCATATCACGGTCAACACGATGCCGGAGCGCTGGATCGAGGCCGAACAGCGGTGGAACAAGGCAAACATAGGGCAACTGACAAATCCAACGGCGCACATCGAGTCGATCCGAAAGTTCCGGGAAACGCTGCCGGAATTGTTCTGA
- a CDS encoding M24 family metallopeptidase — translation MPAFSATEYRDRITRVKRRMEGAGIDVLLCAEPASLNYLCGYDGWSFYVHQFLVLALTMDEPLWVGRAMDAPGARLTTNLKPESIEPYPEDYVDSPDRHPARFVAELMKARGYGHANIGLELDAFYFTGRAFAELTKALPDACLIDVYPLVNCVRIVKSPPEIAMMRAAAAIVSHAMEIGIAAVAPGVRECDAVAEICSAQLRGTGDQWGDYPSAMPQVPSGVKTAAPHLTWSGDRYQRNTVAYLELGGCSHRYHAALARTLYLGRPPKRLVELAKVVSEGLDRALDAARSGRTCHEVEAAWRVVIERAGYTKSSRIGYSIGLSYPPDWGERTASLRQGDYTVLEPNMCFHMILGIWSEDWGFELSETFRVTAHGAPEILTSFPRDMVVKA, via the coding sequence GTGCCCGCCTTTTCCGCCACGGAGTATCGCGATCGGATCACGCGCGTGAAACGCCGCATGGAAGGTGCTGGCATCGACGTGCTTCTGTGCGCCGAGCCCGCGAGCCTTAATTACCTCTGCGGTTATGATGGCTGGTCATTTTACGTGCATCAATTCCTCGTCCTCGCGCTGACCATGGATGAGCCGCTCTGGGTTGGCCGTGCGATGGACGCTCCCGGCGCACGGCTCACGACAAATCTCAAGCCGGAAAGCATCGAGCCCTATCCCGAGGACTATGTCGACTCACCCGATCGGCATCCCGCGCGCTTTGTCGCGGAGCTGATGAAGGCGCGGGGTTACGGGCATGCCAACATCGGCCTGGAACTCGACGCCTTCTACTTCACGGGACGAGCCTTCGCCGAGCTTACAAAAGCGCTGCCCGACGCTTGTCTTATCGACGTTTATCCGCTCGTCAATTGTGTCCGGATCGTAAAATCGCCACCCGAGATCGCGATGATGCGTGCTGCCGCAGCGATTGTCTCCCACGCGATGGAAATCGGCATAGCAGCAGTGGCTCCCGGTGTGCGTGAATGCGACGCAGTGGCCGAGATTTGCTCAGCCCAGTTGCGCGGTACCGGCGATCAATGGGGGGACTACCCATCTGCCATGCCTCAGGTGCCGAGCGGGGTCAAGACGGCGGCGCCACATCTCACGTGGTCGGGCGATCGTTATCAGCGGAATACCGTCGCCTATCTCGAACTCGGCGGGTGCAGCCACCGTTATCACGCGGCTCTCGCCCGGACCCTTTATCTCGGTCGGCCGCCCAAGCGCTTGGTCGAACTCGCGAAGGTCGTGTCTGAGGGGCTTGACAGGGCACTGGATGCGGCACGCTCCGGACGAACCTGTCACGAGGTTGAGGCCGCTTGGCGGGTCGTCATTGAACGTGCTGGGTACACTAAAAGTTCACGCATCGGTTATTCGATTGGACTCAGCTACCCGCCGGATTGGGGTGAGCGCACGGCGAGCCTCCGACAAGGCGATTACACCGTGCTCGAGCCAAATATGTGCTTTCACATGATTCTCGGGATATGGAGCGAGGATTGGGGATTCGAGCTCAGCGAGACCTTCCGCGTCACGGCCCACGGCGCACCCGAAATCTTGACGAGCTTTCCGCGCGACATGGTTGTGAAGGCCTAG